From the genome of Plasmodium malariae genome assembly, chromosome: 9, one region includes:
- the PmUG01_09051300 gene encoding conserved Plasmodium protein, unknown function has protein sequence MMLHKEDLKPFCVFINLFKTRVNLLEIKKRNEIMMQKKHIYFFLLKGDKEKAHANICLMLRNERICQVCRKLINLCNESNSPLFLELRKDHKDEVKKCIRNILYCSNKLNISNTENIRTNFIKHFGKKFIQVIETDFLLLDKNICSLINKFSFCYNEIKDVENSFLYEMKIPINNEKDLCLCKFCNNSKNSNAPYNFKLNDILETVNTYAQYAETVHDMNKKEIFKKIEKQVILKLNKSLLKN, from the exons ATGATGTTGCATAAGGAAGATTTGAAACCATTTTGTGTTTTCATAAACCTGTTTAAAACAAGGg TCAATTTgctggaaataaaaaagagaaacgAAATTATGATGCAAAAAAAACACATTTACTTTTTCCTACT GAAGGGAGATAAGGAAAAGGCTCATGCGAACATATGCCTGATGCTACGAAACGAGAGGATTTGCCAGGTGTGcagaaaattaattaatttatgtaatgAGTCAAATTCACCTTTATTTTTGGAGTTAAGAAAAGATCATAAGGATGAAGTAAAAAAGTGCATAcggaatattttatattgttcaaataaattaaatattagtaatacagaaaatatcagaacaaattttataaaacattttgGTAAGAAATTTATCCAAGTTATTGAAACAGATTTCCTTTTACTCGATAAAAACATTTGCAGTCTCAtcaataaattttctttttgttataatgaaataaaagacgtcgaaaattcttttttgtatGAAATGAAAATACCCATAAATAATGAGAAAGACCTATGCCTTTGTAAATTTTgcaataattcaaaaaattctAATGCTCCTTACAATTTTAAGCTAAATGATATACTCGAAACCGTCAATACATATGCACAGTATGCTGAGACTGTTCAtgatatgaacaaaaaagaaattttcaaaaaaattgaaaagcAGGTGATATTAAAGCTAAACAAATCTCTTTTGAAAAACTAA
- the PmUG01_09051200 gene encoding conserved Plasmodium protein, unknown function encodes MNQKKSGDNKIIRQQGSANFKKKIPFKENIYNNSNEKKFFKFMSDINYSTYNNLDDVNLEKTSSSSRNSAFYNANNASKNRNHLFSTKQGSKEEDDEEDDEEDDEEDDEEDDEDDDDEEEDEDEDDEEDDGENDDEDYEEDEDDEEEDDTNSSEISNFSLNRKKKKKTQLKNSSGSINNNIKDSNKNSRSNINSNINSNIYGNIYSNKNSIKNCNKNSNKNSNKNSNSNSNNNNISNSNSNNISNNISNNISNNNNNNINSRNNNNNNINSSNNININSSNNNNNNISNRNKSNSSNNVNSNDEKKKKSCFYKESKKSNKRNKGNLKNYNSDYYDIYSNIYSYYDIFTEDKNEKKKLKYFNDVFSNFDKKLENSDNNYTQDMNKKLSENFLHMNSTSKKSNNVVDNFASDEIIGTNFNDQASTVTRNVFSNLEKVRSNIGIVGNKIINSLTRNNTNSNSKSRSISNSKSNNKSNSKSCNISNGNDNEKNIRNMNGGLLNEEKLKKNGAKKTLRSKFPLNNNKKKVLQNKKKKKKKSTSEDISMNDKENINFDDVKKNNNVDITNNSENVCTNEFIDLKCNTGSCIRETKKEYKDFTDDHLFKSNKSKMKKKKKKGIIPGDSRDDSELSSGHSAYAKYAYTVWQNNKEGNISHNKISASNGNGNGSNDRDGARSGATSGDKNGDSGNSASAKARSGSNISLDSACSFELEYYVDKENQLEKKKSSVKFLKNPTKKRMYKLKKIVEILEYSIYNEEKKGSQLESKLYNYVLLTRGLRKEITYLQELNSSNKSKMASYEKDISKLKEQNEEMKLTLSTFENELSNLINKFDRNFAKELIDTKSQNDLLKKEVERLKMEIEKKNYEIKKIENLNDMSKKCTADNAAGADGMANPGYIDGNTTNIGNCLYSSGNSGPVGERIEHPTVDQRRMNGIGTNVHNNFQGEAGTDNVKKAYEEVSSNNNEKSKEVVTMYEFPFYYGNSDIIDNNIIDDFILKMKTIRISYEKSTEKYDDETKTTIYGCYISNFILQYKDICNHRKIIKHLQEYCIIEAKILSIHLCLKKERNENKSYKDLEREVIKHLENTDLDKNKEKVAMINSIILILIFKNMHIFNLYKIFMTCLKCDNFRWIRIIKKALFLKFFDMCLIDTNIRLNDVPNIKGARLIHALAVVGSESGRGNVNSDTPVSIDLIHYNIKHPMFYCSNETLKRFMLTMFLNFSCEPINPQTNDNIYHYVLQKKNYDLIKLLKLSGKNYYYIFDKNIENKTPLDYVENEEIKIDLISNYILDIAGKGAENYKNGNYEKAYELYTDALEKQIKLSESVRMGKSMNENIGKLYYNRARTLMHLNKWIDVIENCNNCLNYIPKYVNAYDTQIHAYENLLEYDNALLTYKNMCLKCNIKPDDKEEKLKSQINATSFQILNINKNCTVAEIKQAFSNLSKKWHPDKLGINISADIKKRHNNHFKKLFKAKQLLLNDVERLREKKKKETNYVYPQIIEDVSAMNNRNGSAAVNRSTNRAGCTNQNGSNNRESYISSEAAFNQQKDINRQEKKGDIHENSFSSNNNGIFGSANIPSNFVKVNESYHSSTNKDFPGCVGSSSHNNKSNSGGNDVDNNHGISYSHSHSLSHSNNNININSFGECKDGMNPSKDKVRNPNKGLNSCSDTDCNKKNNVNPFVNMFDGKHSNLNNEKVDENFYKKLKEEYAGLNDDELNNFKTKISNSINNLIQTEVNLKREYQELCVKEKTNVIMNTRLCVLQEIQKALCVRLDKERKLKVIENILKNRSDEKLVHTNKGDSGTGGGSGEDNGIDNIDKDTLPKSSNEEEDTDGRKNDALKKSKDQNNNEEGNGKKVFKGMKDNSCEDVKNVEVEKIAQKEKNVEMEKNGERREGSVGKIHIEEQPNETKKKKNYEKLYHVDKKRHAEDIHVEETDVKNYPDQKEYDEHNSRRRNEHKVEYEKTFQEMLKESNFLEKKMNDGSSNGSSNGSNNSSTTSAKEYYYYKGENENNEEKKKTKCREPLDAGINKKKIGNSMERTGSSREGKIRKARKAKDGKESRDSRNSRDSRNRRNSRNSRNSRNSRNSRDIKGDDNFEGNREFKGGKQSGKEWEEEHKVNESNKKKMDKFKMTDDDNFMFMDDKNSVYHGNKETNIMFEGNEKDNNVFENITTKKNSNQSFRYSNLPMENMRINDYEKSTNNNISGDNFLFINKSSRKDYIQVNISSNVNNAKNDESLFFQENRNDNNFSKKETIMSNSQNFEQHHHNGMSSSNSNYDANGSNTNELKATNDATQGTTKRGDAHTRLRQEEDNYENYENGENRQNCENRQNCENRQNCENHQNCENHQNYENYQNYENHQNGENHQNGENHQNCEKYEKNIQSEDDANNNMGNVNFINEESFYGKVFNNVDKATFSVEQEDDYPYRKKKMNDSSDTGNVNFITGSNNANNMGNKNNNIIIGNDTNNTNSSNSITNMMNAKDSVNNLMNSSNSMTNIMNANNSMNDLINGENHVNLFRVDLSSDNNSVDDYFENNSYATLNSRNIHFLDKKNHPFKISENNEEEEYMNDNNGACLINYSSGGSAAKKENKVTSSLFRGSNNSFTNKNVDISMGGRGYKNITFNNVGSNNSANLNSIYKEKNFQRDLIYSNDNFNREKKINTMKGSNNKYTSDNEGGVKGEIFYNLYNDSGSSNYSNRNSNNKKSRTSNNQMSNDRMSNDRMSNDRMNNDRMNNDRMNNDRMSNDRMNNFESSFFNKNSAPYDSVSNIRSSFDKNSYPKKDDDNADSFLNYNNEFDDNFKNKVTNNIFFNSLNNQHYMDDNDVDNDYLDNTAEKDVDVDAHVREHVNDDVDTAFHIDDVKGNCNQNSLTRDIKGSKNYQYEKNNDAYNNEILDNKTDNLMYDETDFLNSNSNLYNNLNRSYNYENSKLRSSMMFLNENVEKNQNIMRIFSNDLNSISLEKEQDEKNKFTFIDNLEKLKYKNFKEKITTDENNLTKPKKSSFDKINTKANGDKSKSSDPNQSSFPKKNGSSDDKQKDLDQNKKSKLKAKDNNKPTE; translated from the coding sequence ATGAATCAGAAAAAAAGTggtgataataaaataattagaCAACAAGGTAGTGCAAactttaaaaagaaaatccCCTTCAAAGAAAACATTTATAACAactcaaatgaaaaaaaattttttaagtttatgAGTGATATAAATTATAGTACATACAATAACTTGGATGATGTAAATTTAGAAAAGACTTCAAGTAGTAGCAGGAATAGTGCATTTTATAATGCAAATAATGCCAGCAAAAATAGAAATCATCTTTTTAGTACAAAACAAGGAAGTAAGGAAGAAGATGACGAAGAGGATGACGAAGAGGATGACGAAGAGGATGACGAAGAGGATGACGAAGATGACGATGATGAGGAAGAGGATGAGGACGAGGATGACGAAGAGGATGATGGCGAGAATGATGATGAAGATTATGAGGAGGACGAGGATGATGAGGAAGAGGATGACACAAACAGCAGCGAAATAAGCAATTTCTCCTTgaacaggaaaaaaaagaaaaagacaCAACTTAAGAACAGTAGTGGTAGCATTAACAATAACATTAAAGATAGCAATAAGAATAGCAGAAGCAATATAAATAGCAATATAAATAGCAATATATATGGCAATATATATAGCAATAAAAATAGCATTAAAAACTGCAATAAAAATAGCAATAAAAATAGCAATAAAAATAGCaatagcaatagtaataacaataacattaGCAATAGCAATAGCAATAACATTAGCAATAACATTAGCAACAACATtagcaataacaataacaataacattaACAGTagaaataacaataacaataacattaACAGTAGCAATAACATTAACATTAACAGtagcaataacaataacaataatattagcAATAGAAATAAAAGTAACAGCAGCAATAACGTGAATAGTAACgacgaaaagaaaaaaaagagttgTTTTTATAAGGAATCAAAAAAGTCAAATAAGAGGAATAAaggaaatttaaaaaattataattctgATTATTATGATATTTATTCTAACATATACTCTTACTATGATATATTTACCGAAgataaaaacgaaaaaaaaaaattgaaatattttaatgatgtattttcaaattttgataaaaaactTGAAAATAgtgataataattatacacaagatatgaataaaaaattgtcgGAAAATTTTCTACATATGAATTCAACtagtaaaaaaagtaataatgtAGTTGACAATTTTGCTAGTGATGAAATTATTGGTACAAATTTCAACGATCAAGCAAGTACTGTAACAAGGAATGTATTTAGTAACCTTGAAAAGGTTAGAAGTAATATAGGAATCGTAGGCAATAAAATCATTAACAGTTTAACTAGGAACAACACCAATAGTAATAGCAAAAGTAGAAGCATAAGTAACAGCAAAAGTAATAACAAAAGTAACAGCAAAAGTTGTAACATAAGTAACGGCaatgataatgaaaaaaatattagaaacATGAATGGAGGACTCTTAAATGaggaaaagttaaaaaagaaCGGTGCAAAGAAAACTCTGCGGAGCAAATTTCCACTtaataacaacaaaaaaaaagtgttacaaaataaaaaaaaaaaaaaaaaaaaaagtactaGTGAAGATATAAGCATGAATGATAAAGAGAATATAAACTTTGATGatgtaaagaaaaataataatgtagaCATTACCAACAATTCAGAAAATGTTTGTACCAATGAATTTATCGATTTAAAGTGTAATACAGGCAGTTGTATTAgagaaacaaaaaaggagTATAAAGATTTTACGGATGACCATCTTTTTAAATCAAacaaaagtaaaatgaaaaaaaaaaaaaaaaaaggtataattCCTGGCGATAGCAGGGATGACAGCGAATTGAGTAGCGGTCATAGTGCATACGCAAAATATGCCTACACAGTTTGGCAGAATAACAAAGAGGGAAACATTAgtcataataaaattagtgCCAGTAATGGAAACGGTAATGGAAGTAATGATAGAGATGGTGCTAGAAGCGGTGCTACAAGCGGCGACAAAAATGGTGATAGTGGGAACAGTGCCAGCGCAAAGGCAAGGAGTGGGAGCAATATAAGCTTGGACAGCGCATGTTCGTTCGAATTAGAGTATTACGTGGACAAAGAAAACCAGTTAGAGAAGAAAAAGAGCAGCGtaaagtttttaaaaaatcctacaaaaaagagaatgtataaattaaaaaaaattgtcgAAATATTAGagtattctatatataatgaagaaaaaaaagggtcACAGTTAGAATCgaaattatataactatGTATTATTAACGAGAGGATTAAGAAAGGAAATAACATATCTACAAGAGCTAAATAGTAGCAATAAAAGCAAAATGGCTTCATACGAAAAAGATATATCAAAGCTTAAGGAACAGAATGAAGAAATGAAATTAACTTTATCCACATTTGAAAATGAATTAAGCAATTTAATTAACAAATTTGATAGAAATTTTGCTAAAGAGCTTATTGACACCAAGTCACAAAACGATCTGCTTAAAAAAGAAGTCGAAAGATTGAAAATGGaaattgagaaaaaaaattatgaaataaaaaaaattgaaaatctCAATGATATGTCGAAGAAGTGTACCGCTGATAACGCGGCTGGTGCTGATGGTATGGCTAATCCAGGGTACATCGACGGAAATACAACAAACATAGGCAATTGTCTATACAGCAGTGGAAATAGTGGACCTGTGGGTGAACGTATCGAACACCCCACTGTTGATCAGAGGAGAATGAACGGTATTGGCACCaatgtacataataattttcaagGAGAAGCTGGGACagataatgtaaaaaaggcCTATGAAGAAGTaagcagtaataataatgaaaagagCAAAGAAGTAGTAACGATGTATGAATTTCCTTTCTATTATGGTAATAGCGATATAATTGATAACAATATTATAgatgattttattttaaaaatgaaaacaattAGGATTTCTTATGAAAAGAGTACAGAAAAATATGATGATGAAACTAAAACAACAATATATGGATGTTATATAtccaattttatattacaatataaaGATATTTGTAATCAtcgaaaaattataaagcaTTTGCAAGAATATTGTATTATAGAAGCGAAAATTCTAAGTATACATTTGtgtttgaaaaaagaaagaaatgaaaacaaatCATATAAAGATTTAGAAAGAGAGGTTATAAAACATTTGGAAAATACGGatttagataaaaataaagaaaaagttgCTATGAttaattctattattttaattcttatttttaaaaatatgcatatttttaatttatataaaatatttatgactTGCTTAAAATGTGATAATTTTAGGTGGATTAGAATTATAAAGAAAGCACTATTTCTTAAATTCTTTGATATGTGCTTGATTGATACGAACATTAGGCTGAATGATGTACCGAATATAAAGGGAGCAAGACTAATTCATGCCCTCGCAGTTGTTGGGAGTGAGAGTGGACGCGGCAATGTCAACAGTGATACTCCTGTTAGCATCGATTTGATCCATTATAACATCAAACATCCCATGTTTTACTGCTCCAATGAAACGCTAAAAAGATTTATGTTAACGATGTTTCTAAATTTCTCATGCGAGCCTATTAATCCACAAactaatgataatatatatcactacgttttacagaaaaaaaattatgacttaataaaattattgaagttatcaggaaaaaattactattatatatttgataaaaatatagaaaataaaacaccATTAGATTATgtagaaaatgaagaaataaaaattgatttaatatccaattatattttagaCATAGCTGGAAAAGGTGCAGAGAATTACAAAAATGGTAATTACGAAAAAgcatatgaattatataccGATGCAttagaaaaacaaataaaattatcagAGTCAGTACGAATGGGAAAATCaatgaatgaaaatattgGAAAACTATATTATAATAGAGCAAGAACATTAAtgcatttaaataaatggaTTGATGTAATagaaaattgtaataattgTCTAAACTATATACCAAAATATGTCAACGCATATGATACTCAAATACATgcatatgaaaatttattagaaTATGATAATGCCCTACttacttataaaaatatgtgcttgaaatgtaatattaaaCCTGAtgataaagaagaaaaattaaaatcacAAATAAATGCTACATCATTTCAAATActgaatattaataaaaattgtactGTTGCAGAAATTAAGCAAGCCTTTTCTAACCTTTCCAAAAAATGGCATCCAGATAAACTAGGTATTAATATAAGTgctgatattaaaaaaaggcacaataatcattttaaaaaattgttcaaAGCTAAGCAGTTGTTACTAAATGATGTAGAACGACTTAGggagaagaagaaaaaggaaactAATTATGTGTATCCGCAAATTATTGAAGATGTAAGCGCCATGAACAACAGGAATGGGAGCGCAGCCGTAAACAGAAGCACAAACCGAGCTGGATGCACAAACCAGAATGGAAGTAACAATAGAGAGAGCTACATCAGTAGCGAAGCGGCATTCAACCAGCAAAAGGATATAAATAGGCAAGAGAAAAAAGGAGATATTCATGAAAATTCCTTCAGCAGTAACAATAATGGCATATTCGGGAGCGCTAACATACCGTCAAATTTTGTGAAGGTGAATGAAAGTTATCACAGCAGCACGAACAAGGACTTCCCTGGGTGCGTAGGGAGTAGTAGCCACAACAATAAGTCCAACAGTGGAGGCAACGATGTAGACAACAACCACGGTATTAGTTACAGTCATAGTCACAGCCTTAGccacagtaataataacattaacATTAACTCATTTGGTGAGTGCAAAGACGGTATGAATCCATCGAAAGATAAAGTGAGGAACCCCAACAAAGGGTTGAATAGTTGCAGTGATACGGActgtaacaaaaaaaataatgtgaACCCATTTGTAAACatgtttgatggaaaacattCGAATctgaataatgaaaaagtagatgaaaatttttataaaaagttaaaggAAGAATATGCAGGACTAAATGATgatgaattaaataattttaaaacgaAAATTTCAAACTCGATAAATAACCTTATACAAACAGAAGTAAACTTAAAGAGAGAATACCAAGAATTATGTgttaaggaaaaaacaaatgttATCATGAACACGCGGTTGTGTGTACTGCAGGAGATACAGAAGGCTTTGTGTGTGCGCCTTGataaagaaagaaaattaaaagttattgaaaatattcttaaaaacaGGAGCGATGAAAAATTGGTACATACAAACAAGGGGGACAGTGGCACCGGAGGTGGTAGCGGTGAGGATAATGGAATCGATAATATAGACAAAGATACCTTACCAAAGAGCTCAAATGAAGAAGAGGATACAGATGGAAGGAAAAATGATGCCTTAAAAAAGAGCAAAGATCAGAACAATAATGAAGAGGGTAATGGGAAAAAGGTGTTTAAAGGGATGAAGGATAATTCATGTGAAGATGTGAAAAACGTGGAAGTAGAAAAAATTGCACAAAAGGAGAAAAATGTGGAAATGGAGAAAAACGGGGAAAGAAGAGAAGGAAGTGTTGGCAAGATTCACATAGAGGAACAGccaaatgaaacaaaaaaaaagaaaaattacgAGAAGCTTTACCATGTAGATAAAAAGAGACATGCTGAGGATATCCATGTGGAAGAAACAGATGTGAAAAATTACCCAGATCAGAAGGAATATGACGAACATAATAGCAGAAGAAGAAATGAACATAAGGTGGAATACGAAAAGACGTTTCAAGAAATGCTGAAAGAGAGcaattttttagaaaaaaaaatgaatgatgGTAGTAGTAATGGTAGTAGTAatggtagtaataatagtagtactACTAGTGCAAAggagtattattattacaaaggtgaaaatgaaaataatgaggaaaagaaaaaaactaaaTGTAGAGAACCATTGGATGCAGgaattaataagaaaaaaataggtAACAGTATGGAACGTACGGGAAGCAGTAGAGAGGGCAAGATTAGGAAAGCGAGAAAAGCCAAAGATGGAAAAGAAAGCAGAGACAGCAGAAACAGCAGAGACAGCAGAAACAGGAGAAACAGCAGAAACAGCAGAAACAGCAGAAACAGTAGAAACAGCAGAGATATCAAGGGAGACGACAATTTCGAAGGCAACAGAGAGTTCAAAGGTGGAAAACAAAGCGGAAAGGAGTGGGAAGAAGAGCACAAAGTGAATGAatcaaataagaaaaaaatggataagtTCAAAATGACCGATGAcgataattttatgtttatggATGATAAAAATAGCGTGTACCACGGGAATAAAGAGACCAACATAATGTTCGAAGGGAATGAAAAGGATAACAatgtttttgaaaatattacaacaaaaaaaaactccAACCAGTCATTCAGATATTCAAACCTTCCCATGGAAAATATGAGAATAAATGATTACGAAAAAAGCACgaacaataatatttcaggagataactttttatttataaataaaagtagtAGAAAAGATTACATTCAGGTGAACATTTCGAGCAATGTGAACAATGCGAAGAATGATGAATCCCTATTTTTTCAAGAAAATcgaaatgataataatttttcgaAAAAGGAAACTATTATGTCTAATAGTCAAAATTTTGAACAGCATCATCACAATGGAATGTCCTCAAGTAACTCGAACTACGACGCAAATGGGAGTAACACAAACGAACTTAAAGCAACTAATGACGCTACGCAGGGTACCACAAAAAGAGGAGATGCACACACGCGTTTAAGACAGGAGGAagataattatgaaaattacgAAAATGGTGAAAATCGTCAAAATTGTGAAAATCGTCAAAATTGTGAAAATCGTCAAAATTGTGAAAATCATCAAAATTGTGAAAATCatcaaaattatgaaaattatcaaaattatgaaaatcaTCAAAATGGTGAAAATCATCAAAATGGTGAAAATCATCAAAATTGTGAAAAgtacgaaaaaaatattcaaagcgAAGATGatgcaaataataatatgggCAATgtgaattttattaatgaagAGTCCTTTTATGGAAAAGTTTTTAACAATGTTGACAAAGCTACATTTTCAGTTGAACAGGAAGATGACTACCCGTAccgtaagaaaaaaatgaacgacAGTAGTGACACTGGTAATGTTAACTTTATTACAGGTAGTAATAATGCTAACAATATGggaaataagaataataatataattataggCAATGATACAAATAACACAAACAGTAGTAATTCCATAACTAACATGATGAACGCGAAAGATTCCGTGAATAACCTGATGAACTCCAGTAATTCCATGACGAATATTATGAATGCCAATAATTCCATGAATGACTTGATAAATGGGGAAAACCACGTTAATCTTTTCAGAGTTGACCTATCCAGCGATAATAATAGTGTCGACGattattttgaaaacaaTTCTTATGCTACACTGAACTCGCgcaatatacattttttagataaaaaaaatcatccttttaaaattagcgaaaataatgaagaagaGGAATATATGAATGATAATAACGGGGCTTGCCTAATAAATTATAGTAGTGGTGGTAGTGCAgctaaaaaggaaaacaagGTAACTTCTTCATTATTTCGTGGAAGTAATAACAGTTTTACCAACAAAAATGTAGACATAAGCATGGGAGGACGAGGATACAAGAACATTACCTTTAACAACGTTGGAAGTAACAATTCAGCCAATTTGAATTCcatatataaggaaaaaaattttcaaagaGATCTAATATATTCCaatgataattttaacagagagaaaaaaattaacactATGAAAGGctcaaataataaatacacaaGCGATAATGAAGGAGGAGTAAAGGGAGAAATTTTTTACAACTTGTACAACGACAGTGGCAGCAGCAACTACAGCAATCgtaacagtaacaataaaaaaagcaGAACGAGCAACAATCAAATGAGCAACGATCGAATGAGCAACGATCGAATGAGCAACGATCGAATGAACAACGATCGAATGAACAACGATCGAATGAACAACGATCGAATGAGCAACGATCGAATGAACAATTTTGAATCATCCTTTTTCAATAAGAACTCCGCTCCTTATGATTCCGTTTCAAACATTAGAAGCAGCTTTGATAAAAATTCCTACCCAAAAAAGGATGACGATAACGCtgattcttttttaaattataataatgagtttgatgataattttaaaaataaagtaactaataatatattttttaattcactTAATAATCAGCATTACATGGACGACAATGATGTGGATAATGATTATTTGGACAATACTGCTGAAAAAGATGTTGACGTGGATGCTCACGTCAGAGAACACGTTAATGATGATGTCGATACTGCCTTCCATATCGATGATGTTAAAGGAAATTGTAATCAAAATTCCCTTACTAGAGACATAAAAGGAAGCAAAAATTACCAGTATGAAAAGAATAATGatgcatataataatgaaatattagaTAATAAAACTGATAATTTAATGTACGATGAAACGGactttttaaatagtaaTTCCAATTTGTACAATAACCTGAACAGGTCATATAATTATGAGAATTCAAAACTTAGAAGTTCAATGATGTTtctaaatgaaaatgtaGAGAAAAACCAAAACATAATGAGAATATTTTCCAATGATTTAAATTCTATATCTTTAGAAAAAGAacaagatgaaaaaaataaatttacatttattgataatttagaaaaactaaaatataaaaattttaaagaaaaaatcacaactgatgaaaataatttaaccAAGCCAAAGAAATCATcttttgataaaataaatacaaaagcCAATGGAGACAAATCTAAATCAAGCGACCCCAATCAAAGTTcctttccaaaaaaaaatggtagtAGTGATGATAAGCAAAAGGACCTTGATCAAAATAAGAAGAGTAAACTTAAAGCCAAGGATAACAACAAGCCCACAGAATGA